TGGCGGTGGGATTGTCTTTTGCGGGGGTGGTTTGGTTTTTCAAAAAGCGCGAGCAAAACACCCAAGAGTTATTAGATAAAATAAACGGCGATATTCAAGACGATCAAAACTCAAACGAGCAAGAAGAAAGCCCGATAGACAAACAACGCGGCAACGCCCAAGACGAATATAAAGACGATATCCGAACCAAACACGAAAGTCACTTCTAGAAAAATAACGAAAAATAAATTTTTAAAAGGATAAGAACCGCACGATTTTTTAAAAATATGGATACAATAATAAAGCCGATTAGCGAAGAGTCTTTGGAGCTTGCCAAAAGAATAATATCCCAAGGCGGGCTTGTGGCGTTTAAGACCGAAACGGTTTATGGCTTAGGGGCGGATATATATAACGAAAAGGCGATAAAAAAGATTTATCAAGTCAAAGGAAGGCCCGTTGACAATCCTTTGATAGTGCATTTGGCGGACAAGTCACAGATAGCGACAGTGGTCAAGGCCATACCGCCATTGGCGCAAAAGCTTATTGAGAAGTTTATGCCCGGGCCTTTGACTTTGATTTTGGATCGTGCAGACCATGTGCCCAAGATAATAAGCGCAGGACTTGCCACCGTCGCTGTGCGTGTGCCACAAGACGATACCGCCAACGCTTTTTTGAAAGCGGTAGGCACGCCAATAGCCGCGCCGTCGGCTAA
This portion of the Clostridiales bacterium genome encodes:
- a CDS encoding threonylcarbamoyl-AMP synthase; translated protein: MDTIIKPISEESLELAKRIISQGGLVAFKTETVYGLGADIYNEKAIKKIYQVKGRPVDNPLIVHLADKSQIATVVKAIPPLAQKLIEKFMPGPLTLILDRADHVPKIISAGLATVAVRVPQDDTANAFLKAVGTPIAAPSA